Proteins encoded in a region of the Zea mays cultivar B73 chromosome 2, Zm-B73-REFERENCE-NAM-5.0, whole genome shotgun sequence genome:
- the LOC100279209 gene encoding nucleobase-ascorbate transporter 2 isoform X1 has protein sequence MAEVKPEDMVHHLPMDQLQGLEYCIDSNPSWGEGIALGFQHYILSLGTAVMIPTLLVPLMGGNDDDKAKVVQTLLFVTGIKTLLQTLFGTRLPTVMGGSYAYVVPILSIVRDPSFARIADGHTRFLQTMRAVQGSLIVSSSIQIILGYSQLWAICSRFFSPLGMVPVVALVGLGLFERGFPVVGKCVEIGLPMLILFVALSQYLKHVHIRHVPVFERFSLLMCITLVWVYAHILTASGAYKHTALVTQINCRTDRANLISSSQWISIPYPLQWGAPTFSADHAFGMMAAVMVSLIETTGAFKAAARLASATPPPAYVLSRGIGWQGIGTLLDGLFGTGTGSTVSVENVGLLGSTRVGSRRVIQISAGFMIFFSILGKFGALFASIPFTIFAAIYCVMFGIVAAVGLSFMQFTNMNSMRNLFIIGVSLFLGLSIPEYFSRYSTSSQQGPAHTKAGWFNDYINTSFSSPPAVALIVAVLLDNTLDVRDAARDRGMPWWARFRTFRGDSRNEEFYTLPFNLNRFFPPT, from the exons ATGGCCGAGGTGAAGCCTGAGGACATGGTGCATCATCTGCCCATGGACCAGCTCCAGGGACTGGAGTACTGCATCGACTCCAATCCTTCATGGG GCGAAGGGATCGCTTTGGGCTTCCAACACTACATACTGTCCTTGGGCACTGCTGTCATGATCCCCACGCTGCTGGTTCCTCTTATGGGTGGAAATGAT GATGACAAGGCCAAGGTGGTTCAAACGCTGCTGTTCGTTACTGGGATCAAGACGCTGCTCCAGACGCTATTCGGCACTCGTCTTCCCACAGTCATGGGAGGTTCATACGCTTACGTGGTTCCAATCCTCTCCATAGTCCGTGACCCCTCGTTCGCGCGTATAGCTGATGGCCACACT AGATTCCTGCAGACTATGAGGGCCGTACAAGGTTCACTGATTGTATCCTCAAGCATCCAAATAATTCTTGGATATAGCCAGTTGTGGGCTATATGTTCTAG GTTCTTCAGCCCACTTGGGATGGTTCCCGTGGTTGCACTGGTGGGGCTTGGACTTTTCGAGAGAGGATTCCCAGTG GTTGGGAAATGCGTGGAGATTGGTCTTCCAATGCTTATCCTATTTGTCGCGCTTTCCCAGTATCTCAAGCACGTGCATATTCGTCATGTTCCTGTTTTCGAGAGGTTCTCATTGCTGATGTGCATCACTCTTGTATGGGTATATGCCCACATCCTCACAGCAAGTGGTGCATACAAGCACACAGCACTTGTCACCCAGATCAACTGTCGGACAGACCGTGCCAATCTCATATCTTCATCACAATG GATAAGCATTCCATACCCTTTACAATGGGGTGCACCAACATTCAGTGCAGACCATGCATTTGGTATGATGGCAGCGGTGATGGTTTCTTTAATAGAG ACCACGGGAGCATTCAAAGCTGCTGCACGATTGGCTAGTGCGACACCCCCACCAGCATATGTCCTGAGCAGAGGCATTGGGTGGCAG GGCATTGGCACCCTACTAGATGGCCTGTTTGGCACTGGGACTGGTTCTACTGTTTCTGT TGAGAACGTTGGTCTCCTAGGATCAACGAGGGTTGGTAGCAGAAGAGTGATACAAATTTCTGCTGGTTTCATGATCTTCTTCTCCATTCTTG GAAAATTTGGAGCACTTTTTGCCTCCATTCCTTTCACAATATTCGCTGCCATTTACTGCGTTATGTTTGGAATTGTCG CTGCTGTGGGGCTCTCCTTTATGCAGTTCACCAACATGAACTCGATGCGCAATCTCTTCATCATCGGTGTCTCACTCTTCCTGGGTTTATCTATACCAGAGTACTTCTCTAGGTATTCCACAAGTTCTCAACAAGGCCCAGCGCACACAAAAGCTGGATGG TTCAATGACTACATCAACACTAGCTTCTCATCACCACCCGCCGTCGCCCTCATTGTAGCAGTACTCCTTGACAACACACTTGATGTGAGAGATGCAGCAAGGGACCGAGGAATGCCATGGTGGGCGCGGTTCAGGACATTCCGTGGCGACAGCAGGAACGAAGAGTTCTACACTTTGCCTTTCAACCTCAACAGATTCTTTCCACCGACTTAA
- the LOC100304211 gene encoding uncharacterized protein LOC100304211 → MAAAEVLTAAWEEWGLRALVLLSLTVQVTLHILAEFRRHVDSGALRAVVWSAYMAADATAVYVLGHLSVASRSPERELTALWAPFLLLHLGGQDKMTAYAIEDNQLWLRHLQTLVVQVAAAAYVVYGSSAIVGARRLPLLLAATVTMSAVGVVKYGERVWALRRAGTSPTGNYSSDIGKRRFNLAVPDSFISRLDPAETYLLHAHLLLDMAKDRFKGPLPRLYLCGPGSQETQLHGEEELYKVAELQLSLLHDVFYTKAEATHTWCGLCARVLSSLATAAAFVLFNALLLGAHRRKLEGYSRGDVAVTYVLFVGAVVLEAASLVRAVLSSWTCALLVKHGSEGSAVCNSLAPAAVYLRRLVRAAEWRWWRCWSRSMGQLGLVQLCVRSRASRYSRVARWMGVEDWWNTMAYSGPSVPVSPDVRKLLLKSLKARPWDREQFESRGLYGRELGLDWVAESKLEARILVWHVATELYLYWFNKDQLPLPLPAAGAGVADLVEVAQSLSSYMLFLLASRPHMLPPDASRNDYLVVCYALTTHERYSTADDLLSSLQRFADALWANNSAPEYELRCKNTNRRGYKVLRGGCSLAAFLIHHQHQEDSSSSSSSSPAGGTGTLEMICRVWAQMLCCVADECSANSHAKQLSGGGEFLTVVALVAKFMRSKRLSWHLHIESQRTDEW, encoded by the coding sequence ATGGCCGCAGCCGAGGTCCTGACGGCCGCATGGGAGGAATGGGGCCTGCGGGCGCTGGTGCTGCTCAGCCTAACGGTGCAGGTGACGCTCCACATCCTGGCGGAGTTCCGGCGCCACGTCGACTCCGGCGCGCTGAGGGCCGTGGTATGGTCGGCGTACATGGCGGCCGACGCGACGGCGGTCTACGTGCTGGGCCACCTGTCCGTGGCCAGCCGGTCGCCGGAGCGCGAGCTGACGGCGCTGTGGGCGCCGTTCCTGCTGCTGCACCTGGGCGGGCAGGACAAGATGACGGCCTACGCCATCGAGGACAACCAGCTGTGGCTGCGCCACCTGCAGACGCTCGTCGTCCAGGTGGCCGCCGCCGCCTACGTGGTCTACGGGTCCTCCGCCATCGTCGGCGCGCGCCGGCTCCCCTTGCTCCTCGCGGCCACCGTCACCATGTCCGCCGTCGGCGTCGTCAAGTACGGGGAGCGAGTGTGGGCGCTCCGGCGCGCCGGCACTAGCCCGACCGGCAACTACAGCAGCGACATCGGGAAGAGGAGGTTCAACCTGGCGGTGCCCGATTCTTTCATCAGCCGCTTGGATCCCGCGGAGACCTACCTGCTGCACGCTCACCTGCTGCTGGACATGGCCAAGGACAGGTTCAAGGGTCCGCTACCGCGTCTGTATCTGTGCGGGCCCGGCAGCCAGGAAACGCAGCTGCACGGCGAGGAGGAGCTGTACAAGGTGGCCGAGCTGCAGCTGTCGCTCCTGCACGACGTCTTCTACACCAAGGCCGAGGCCACGCACACCTGGTGCGGCCTCTGCGCCCGCGTGCTGTCGTCGCTGGCCACCGCCGCCGCGTTCGTGCTGTTCAACGCGCTGCTCCTGGGCGCCCATCGCCGCAAGCTGGAGGGCTACAGCAGAGGCGACGTGGCGGTCACCTACGTCCTCTTCGTCGGCGCCGTCGTGCTGGAGGCCGCGTCGCTCGTGAGGGCCGTGTTGTCGAGCTGGACATGCGCGCTGCTTGTCAAGCACGGCTCCGAAGGCagcgcggtgtgcaactccctagCCCCCGCGGCCGTGTACCTCCGCCGGCTGGTCCGCGCGGCGGAGTGGAGGTGGTGGCGCTGCTGGTCGCGCTCTATGGGGCAGCTCGGTCTGGTCCAGCTGTGCGTGCGCAGCAGGGCCAGCCGGTACAGCAGGGTCGCTAGATGGATGGGCGTGGAGGACTGGTGGAACACGATGGCCTATTCCGGCCCGTCCGTCCCCGTGTCGCCGGACGTCAGGAAGCTGCTGCTCAAGAGCCTGAAGGCGAGGCCGTGGGATCGAGAGCAGTTCGAGAGCAGAGGGCTGTACGGCCGGGAGCTGGGCCTTGACTGGGTCGCAGAGTCGAAGCTGGAGGCGAGGATCCTCGTCTGGCACGTCGCCACCGAGCTCTACCTGTACTGGTTTAACAAGGATcagctgccgctgccgctgccggccGCCGGTGCTGGTGTTGCGGACCTCGTCGAGGTCGCTCAGTCGCTGTCCAGCTACATGCTCTTCCTGCTGGCATCGCGCCCACACATGCTGCCTCCCGACGCCAGCCGCAACGACTACCTCGTGGTGTGCTACGCTCTCACCACCCACGAGAGGTACAGCACAGCCGACGATCTGCTCTCCTCGCTACAGCGCTTTGCGGACGCGCTGTGGGCCAACAACTCTGCGCCGGAGTACGAACTGCGTTGCAAGAATACTAATCGGCGTGGGTACAAGGTGTTGAGGGGAGGATGCTCGCTTGCTGCGTTCCTCATCCACCACCAACACCAAGAagactcctcctcctcctcctcctcctcgcctgCCGGTGGCACCGGCACCCTGGAAATGATCTGCAGGGTGTGGGCGCAGATGCTGTGCTGCGTTGCCGACGAGTGCAGCGCCAATTCTCATGCAAAGCAACTCAGCGGCGGCGGCGAGTTCCTTACTGTCGTTGCTCTTGTAGCCAAATTCATGAGGTCCAAGAGGTTGTCCTGGCACTTGCACATAGAATCTCAGCGTACAGACGAATGGTAA